The DNA window AAGATCAGTTCGTCGGCCATGAAGGCCCAGCGGCTGCGGCTGAACACCATCAGCTCGAATATTGCCAATATCGAGACGACCCGGACCCCGGAAGGCGGGCCCTACCGGAAGAAGGAGGTTGTGTTCCGCAGCACCGGGAACATCTTTGCCCACCAGCTCGAACAGAACCTCCAGGGGGTCGTCCAGGGGGTCGAAGTGGCTGAAATCCGCAACAGC is part of the Desulfobacterales bacterium genome and encodes:
- the flgC gene encoding flagellar basal body rod protein FlgC, with protein sequence MDLFDSMKISSSAMKAQRLRLNTISSNIANIETTRTPEGGPYRKKEVVFRSTGNIFAHQLEQNLQGVVQGVEVAEIRNSAEPPRMIYDPSHPDANPDGLVAMPGISLFEEMADMMTATRAYEANVTSIKAAKRMALKALEIGR